Proteins from a genomic interval of Papaver somniferum cultivar HN1 chromosome 4, ASM357369v1, whole genome shotgun sequence:
- the LOC113272021 gene encoding uncharacterized protein LOC113272021: MLILLLLGKVSGNLIFMPRVKIFLWKTLSDCLPVKEILGRHTPIDIQCPLCNGLASESIDHLFTKCVFTEAIWRVLSIDAVFYKDVNMSYKDWCLIWLKDGVNRDFYSYVLWYIWKYRCKVVFHNVCPNPYDLIEFIKKDGPQFLDSKTIYLDSKRVSSQCDLIHPSCLHERKDILEKVVYIYFDAAFNIKTKKFSYGIVEMNNEGYLLNCAGGSGWYSSPEEAESRACRAATRWRQFTRIERLVFLNDNMNVINSLRKKNFAVNWISRSILQQAHNSIKVLANPSFVYIRRSCNNLADNLAKFLIKYANVHIDSRSWEKSRKESWLEVLCKHNNVFSFL; this comes from the coding sequence ATGTTAATACTCTTGTTGCTTGGAAAAGTATCTGGAAACTTAATATTTATGCCGAGAGTTAAAATCTTTTTATGGAAAACTTTAAGTGATTGTCTTCCTGTTAAAGAAATTTTGGGTAGACATACCCCTATTGATATTCAGTGTCCCTTATGTAATGGTTTAGCCAGTGAAAGTATAGATCACCTGTTTACTAAATGTGTTTTCACTGAAGCTATTTGGAGGGTATTATCTATCGATGCTGTGTTTTATAAAGATGTTAATATGTCTTACAAGGACTGGTGTCTTATTTGGCTTAAGGATGGTGTTAATAGAGATTTCTACTCTTACGTTCTCTGGTATATTTGGAAATATAGGTGCAAAGTGGTTTTTCACAATGTTTGTCCTAACCCTTATGATCTAATTGAATTCATTAAAAAGGACGGTCCACAATTTTTGGACAGTAAGACTATATATTTAGACAGTAAACGGGTTTCTTCTCAGTGTGATTTAATTCATCCTAGCTGTTTGCATGAAAGAAAGGATATTCTGGAGAAGGTTGTTTACATTTACTTTGATGCGGCTTTTAATATAAAGACTAAGAAATTTTCTTATGGTATTGTTGAAATGAATAACGAAGGCTACCTTCTCAATTGTGCAGGAGGTTCGGGATGGTATTCAAGTCCAGAGGAAGCTGAATCTAGAGCTTGCAGAGCAGCAACAAGATGGAGGCAATTTACCAGAATTGAAAGACTAGTCTTCCTCAATGACAATATGAATGTTATCAACAGTTTAAGGAAGAAaaattttgctgttaattggaTTTCGAGATCCATCTTGCAACAAGCTCATAATTCTATTAAAGTTCTTGCTAATCCTTCCTTTGTTTATATTCGGAGATCGTGTAATAATTTAGCAGACAATCTTGCCAAATTTCTTATTAAATATGCGAATGTGCATATAGATTCTAGATCTTGGGAGAAATCTAGAAAAGAAAGTTGGTTAGAAGTTCTTTGTAAGCATAACaatgtattttcttttctttag